In Mytilus edulis chromosome 3, xbMytEdul2.2, whole genome shotgun sequence, the genomic window GTCGTATAAATTTCGTCCTATCCCACGCAGTTGAAGTAGGCTTGATATACACGTTTTAAGTTTGCACAAAACTTATTTCACTTGAAGAACAAGAGATAAAGTTGAACAATCGTATCATGTGTTTGAAAACCTACCGCTATTTGCGTAAGGAGCTCTTTATTTTTACCTATATGTACTCTCAATGACACGTTAAATTACAGCGAAAACTGTATAAGTAAATAAACCTCGCTGATTACATTCATATTAAAAGGCAAACTTGTTCACACTTTACATTTCGATTAGAGACCTTAGTATACAGAAATACGGTGCATATAGTATAATATAGAGACCTTAAGTATACAGAAATACggtaagaagaagaagaagaagaatatgctttatttccataaaatgggctcacaaggagcataatataatatcattgtaatattattcttttacaaatataataaacaatacagtatgcatagttacaaacacaaataagaaacaacagttttcacatattagtatatatatgtaacaataaACAAACTGGGACACTCCATagtataattataataatgattCCTTTTCAACTCAgtaaaattgcatattttttttatttacagatgaCCAGAGTAAAATTTTTAATGCTAACTGCAGAAATGACATTTTATTACATTCCATTAAAGAAAAGTGCAAATGTAACTCAAATGGTAAGCATGTATACATTCAGTGcatgtgtttaaaaaaataacgtATATAACAAACCACCCACCCATCACTCCACTCGCCCCTTCCCCTCccccaaataaaaaagaagaaggaAGACATACAAAAGGATACCACGAGACGATAAAAAATCTCTAGTAGAAAAAATGATAGATATAGACACGGTAAAAAAAAAGACGACCATCAATTCAATACAATTCAAAAAAGACAAATTGAAGTTgatatattaaaatgaaaaatctgGATTTAAATCAAACACACAGCAGTAccattattaaaattgagaatggaaatggggaatgtgtcaaagagacaacaacccgaccatagaacagacaacagcagaaggtcaccaacaggtcttcaatgcagcgagaaattcccgctccCGGAggtgtctttcagctggcccctaaacaaatatatatacatttgtactagttcagtgataatgaacgccatacgaaactccaaattgtacacaagaaactaaaattaaatataatacaagactaacaaaggctagaggctcctgacttgagataggcgcaaaaaatgcggcggggttaaacatgtgtatgcgatctcaaccctcccctatacctctagcaaatgtagaaaagtgaacgcatagcaatacgcacatttataaaatttagttcaagagaagtccgagtctgatgtcagaagatgtaaccattagtattaatataatttatatcaaagacaaaaagttaaaaaaaaaaaaatacaacaaaaaatataacaacttTATTTCTCCATTTAGCTGAGGAGAGGTACAAGCTTACAGGAAGTTATAAATGTCCATGaagtaatatatataaatatataacgatgtagtatgattgccaatgagacaactctccactaattaaaaatcaaaaactacacggctataaaaggccccgaaatgacaaatgtaaaacatttcaaacgagaaaacttacgacctgatgtatattcaaaacaatgacggaaaaacaaataaattatgcAGCAACAAACGAataccactgaaatacaggctcctgtcTGGACAGCACATACAGGATGTAGTAGTGTTTGCTAGTTTGCTTGTGTAAAATCCTACATCTAATAACATTGAGGATGGTTATGGGgaaatatgccaaagagacactatgacaacccaatcaaagagcagagaaaaaatcccgcacccggatgtGGGCCTCAGCTGTGCCCCACATAAAAATGTGTAAtcgttcagtgaaaatggacgtcatgtACTAatataaactccaaaacatataaatgaactaaaattaaaaaaaaaaacatacaagactaacaaaggcccgaggttcctgacttgggacttgGGCGCAAAAAtacagcggggttaaacatgtgtgcgagatctcaaccctcccatatacctctagccaatgtcgaATATAACCTATTCTTATCTATAGGTCATGAAATCTAGCAAAATAAGACACCCTTTGTCTATCTATGAAATCAATTATCGGTTTCCAACCAAATCTACGAACAGAGCCGACTTAGGGATGTTCATATTAGTACTAAAAATGAATGTCGCCGATTTATATTGCCACGTTTCAAGAATTTGCTTGCTTGAAACTGACGACGGCAGCCATACAGCACAAACGTGTGCGGTAGATTGTCGTATTACGGAGTTCCAGAGGGCATCTCAAAAGGATATGCGATTGAAAGATCCGTGCTCATATAGCAACTTTGTCTTTTAAGTAACAATTTATGTTGTAGGCAAAAGTCAATGAATGGATAAAATAAACACCGAGATATTTGTATTCATTGGCTTCCTCAAGGAGCAGGTTACCTAATTGCCACTTCTTATCTTTTTCTTAACGCTTACCTACTATCATAGCCTTGGttttgttttggttaaattttagatTCCACTTTGAAGCAAAATTAGCTGTTATATCAAGCAGAAGATGTAGTTCCGCCTCGGACTTCCCGATAAGGACTACATCATCAGCAAATAAAAGGCAATTCATTAGTTGTGAGAATAGTTGGGCACCAAAATTGTTGGCTTCGAGCATATTTACGAGGTCATGCATTAGAACAGAGAAAAGAGCCGGAGACAACCTTGTTTCAAGCCAAATTCTTGATCAAAGAACCTGTTTCACAATCACCAGACAAAACTTTGTTTGATACATTACTGTAAAGTGATTTGAGCAGTTTCCAACACTTACATTGAATGCCAGTTTTCCACAATGAATAGAAAAGGCCATCACGCCAGACTCTATCGAAAGCTTTTGATAGGTCTTGAAAAGCTAAAaacgttttatattttttagcttTTCGAATAGAACAAATACCTTGTAGAGTAAAAATATGATCCTCTGTTcttctatttttttctaaatgccccCTGAACCTCgcctaaaatattattttcttctaAGTAGGTCATTACAGATTCCCTTCAAAATTTTCGAATATACCTTGTACACATTAAACGTTAAAGTAATCCCCCTATAGTTATCAATATCATAGATAGACCCAGCTTTGAGTAGGGGTTTGATGATGCCATTTTGCCAATCATCAGGTACAGCTTCAAGGTCAATAATAATGGTGAAGAGATCAACAAGTGAATCCACAAGTGCATCGCCACCAAACTTTAAAAATTCATTGGGAATCTCATCGATACCACTAGCTTTGTGCGACTGAagatttcttataattttatctATCTGCTCTCCGTCAATTTTTACTGAGATATGCGAGTCTGgaaaaacttcattttttttctgcactCGAAAGAAACTCCTTAACTTCATTTTGCATATTAAGTTTTAAAGAAGAATCTCTGCCGAAAGAGTTAAAATGGTTACTCAAAACAGCATTTATGTCTTTTTCGTCCGTAAAAAGTTCAGACTTATTCTTCGGGTTCATAATTTGATTGGGGACAGTACTTTCATTTTTGGCTTTAAAAGGTCCCAGAAAACTTTATTGGAGCAGTTAACACATTTGTCATGAAATTGTTTCAATTTCAGAGCGTTTTCCTTCTTTTTAATAGCTTCTTGGACTTTAACTTTCCTGAGTTTATAAGTATtagtcaaaataaaattgagaatggaaatggggaatgtgtcaaagagacaacaacccgaccaaataaaaaacaacagcaaagggtcaccaacaggtctccaatgtagcgagaaattcccgcacccggaggcgtccttcagctggcccctaaacaaatatatactagtccagtgataatgaacgccatactaatttccaaattgtacacaagaaactaaaattaaaataatacaagactaacaaaggccagaggctcctgacttgggacaggcgcaaaaatgcggcggggttaaacatgtttgtgagatctcaaccctccccctatacctctaaccaatgtagtaaagtaaacgcataacaatacgcacattaaagaTTGACCGTCTCGCTATTACAGTCACGGGTTTTGTCGTGAATTCTTTTAAAACGGTTactttcttttctgtttttaatcAAAAGGTCAGAAGAAAgtaaacaaattgacaataatacatgaattaacaaaggactaccaagctgttactgacatgccagctcaaaaCCTCAATtacactgattgaaagattatttcttcATCATACGAAAATCAAATACAATCTCTCTcgttagggatttagtatcataccatcataaaatatatgagaagaacaacACTgagtatcatgccaacaactgattttagaataaatgtgtttattccCGATGCAAAGACTCTATGAGTGAACCAATAtcaataccaaaatatgcaaCCCATaataacctgacaacagtattgtaactatatatTCCTTCTGAATAAGTGtgttaaaggtttggttagcttttgatgTGAATGcagacatttttgtgctttgtaaagaatattatcatTAAGGATTGGATGTGAAACACCTGAacatataagatgtctgcatgctgatatatatatatttacgaatgatgtccttgtaccaatgataaaattaagtaaatgttttgttGCGATATTGaagtataaaatatcaattagtacacatccaacatcaaatCAATTAAGTaaaaagacgtcattaacagtcagaaacaacatgaccttgtgcaatgccaatatttaggtatcgacagattgtagaacCAAGAATAACATATTATGGCGGATAGTACTACAAATATatctaaaagaaaagaaaaacgaaCCAACAGATTTTGTGATTAAGAAATGAGAAGGAATTTAGAAAAATTCGAGTCtaataagattgtgtttttgtgtttatcttgTCTGCGACGAAAGGCTAGACAGGGTTCACCTGTCTTCGGAGTCATTTCTTTCGTCAATGATCAAAGTTAATGTTACCTTTATACAAACAAGCCAAGTTTTGATTTCTGTTGTTTCATATTGTAATTCTTTTCTATAGTCtcctattttatttttctcagtgTAATGTTGTATATTAATGGAGTCTCATAAAGTGAAACATTGTTTCTGTACTTTTAGTATGATGTTGTGTTATTTTTGTACAGTTGTTAGAGTGGTTTGCAAATACTCCTTGTCTATGCTTCTAGTGTCAGTGATTAAATCATTCCAGGTCACCAGTGGCAGGCTTACTAAATTTCTAGAGACCTAATTTTTATTTACCTTTTCCAAAGATCAAGGTATGATATGCAAGTCTTGCCTTCCGTTGATAAGATGAAATGTTTAATGATCACACCGACCTTTATTTTAACAGGTGTAACTTTTCAGGTAAACTTTTGTTCTGTTTGTATTAATGATCAAGTCCTGAAATTCCACACTTACTTAAAGTAAAACTGTACTAATAGAGGAAATCTCAATTAATATCCAGATCTCATACTTGTAATTGAGCAAATACCAGCTCCGAAAAAACAATACCAAATGTAACATAAGGGATATCTGTGTGTAAACCAAAAACATGGTTTTAGCAAAATCATACTGGCTTAAAGCAGAAAGATATATTAGAATGAATAataattaatcataaaaaaaacaattaatcaatctGGTTTTGGCCCTATGGAAACACTCAGCATACAAGACAATTTTGAGTTCCTGGCTGAGCAAGTCAGCTACGTGATTATATGTAGGTCCATTTCTCAGATACTCAAAGCAGTAGGTAAACTAtagttggtgtatggaatgatcgTAAGGTGTCATTATTTGCCAGGCAGGGTTCagttgtccttgacctcattttgcaTGGGTTGGCAAATGTTATGCTTTCCTGGTTAAATCTGTTTCTAAGAAACTATAATACAATATACCAACTATGAATGGTGTATGAAATGATGCTAAATTGTACATGTTTGTCTCGCAGTTATCCCATGACCTTAACCTCATGTTCaatgttcattggtcaatgtcaAGATTTCGTAGTTCGGTGTGTCTATATTAGCTCTATGAAAACTATTATGCTGAAtagaattatttgaaaatgaCCATACACTcaatatagataccaggatttgaCTTGTGCACGCCAGAATCGAATTTTGTCTAAGACCCATCATGTTTGTCTGGTAGGGCCGATCAATCTAAACTTGACTTGCTTTACACAGTTATCGATAATGATATGTGTAGTCAATCGAGCGAATATATATATACTCTTGTTTATTCATGACCTTGATGAAGaataaccagaaaaaaatgaGCCCCCCTTTTATTGCAGTCGAACTTTCTTCTATCATAAGCTTTAAATATTGTTTGATAGTTGCTAAATTTACTATAATCCTAAGAAATATATagaatttggtattttttttcagatatattaGAGCTTTCTGATGAAGATGGAATAGTTAAAGATTTAAGACGGCACCCGTTCGAGTATGGTGTTgatttcttaaaagaaagagaaaCTCTAATTCTGCTTAAAATTGAAGGTTTGTTTTTGTGCAATTTTATGAAAGTTTTACAGTATTCAACTTAAGATGTATGATTTAAACCAAACTAGACTATATGCATGAAGTTCTTTAAACAGTATACATGTTGTACACGAATTTGTATGGGCTGTTGCTATATAATACAAGCAGGGTTCAATTTTACATTGTGGAATCcatttaatatatgtatattttctaTGAATGTCCAAATTCATTACATCTCACCTTGATATGTTAAAACTAAGTTCTTATGAAGCTTTAAAGTGTGTTAGAAATTTCTTCCAATGTCTATTTTTAGCTTCTCATGCTAACTTGccaattgaataaaaattatatgaaGAATAAAGATTATTGGCTATTTTTTTTACAGGTCTTTACCATGAAAATGACTTTGACCGATCAAGAACGATATACAGACCCATGCTGGTAGGAATGGAAAATAATACTGAATTTGTTGGCAAGTAGCTAGATCAAGTTATTATATACGATGCACGGAATTTTCTAAGTGTCTATAGACACTTTAACAAAGTCATTGTTTGAAAATGCATGTTCCAAATTCAGTTCTAAACTAATTAGatctactagtatatatactCTAATGATAAGGTAGCAATACAAAAAATTGCGTCTTCTGCTGTTTATCTTAATTTTAAAACTAGTATTGAAATCAATTAATCTAAACTCTTAATAATGAATATTTTCGGCTCGCAATATTGGTATTACGTCTCACGTCGCATCATTTACACAATGGAAAAAAATCACTACGaagtatgttttttaatttggCCCATTCAGTTTGTCAGATGAGCTACGTTTGCAATTATGAAGaattaaaacaaaccaaaaacatATCAGATGAAATTGGAATTCACATTGTTCTCGTGGTCACTTGCAAATGACTAGGTTTGTTGTTCCTCGTGCTACAAACTGTTCTTTGTGCTACAAACTGTTCTTTGTGCTACAAACATTTCTTTTTACCAGGATATCTATATCAAATGAACACTCTTTCTATTATAAATTTGGATAGTTCTAAGCCAAATAAGCGTAAGAAATTTCACAGAAAAATGACCACATATTAACCATTTAATTTCAGAAACGTTGAATCCAAAAGTAGAAGGACGCTCCCGGCCAATATCTGCAAGATCAGGTGTCAACTCATCAGATGACCAGAAAAAcgtaaaaaacaataaacaatcaaaACAACAGAACAAGAAAGCAGACAGAAAAACAGCAAAATCTCCCAAAAAGTGAATTGTATGTACCGAGAAACCTTTAAAACAATCTTGTGTTcattatgtttttataataaatttatatgtGCTAACTTGATTTTTATTAGAATAAAGTGCTAAAGCAGGTGTTGGTAATTTATTGTACTGTTTTACCATGCTCCACCCAAAgcagatgtacatgtatttatgacACATGTCACATTTACAAGAACTCATGCTGTAAAATGGTTCTACTTTAAAAGAGACTTCGTCATGGAAATTGTATATAAGCTTTATTTGCGGCGATACATTCAACAAGAAATCAAATAGTGACAACATGTAACGTTGCACGTATTTAATTAATATGTACATGCGTCAGAAAGACTCTATATCGATGGAAGAGAAATTgtcattcttattcaattttccTAATCTAAGGGCCGAAATTTGATAAATTACGTGTTACACATTGTTTCTCGTTTGGGTTTTTTGGTACTTCAATAAGACCGTTAttcttctcgtttgaattgttttacgttgtcatttcggggcctattatagccgactatgcggtatgggcttttctcattgttgaaggccgtacggtgacctatagttgttaatgtttgtgtcatatagtcttttgtggagagttgtcttattggcaatcatactacatcgtctttttttttttatatgtttgataGAAAGCCTACAGTAACACAAtcattgttcatttaaaaaaaatatggtatatcGCACCAGCAATGATTGTACAACTATAATCACAATTAAAATTCTTCTTTTATGATCAATAGTTAACCGTGATATTTCTGACATTTTTGGGATTGGATTAGAGCGATTGGGTATTATTTTGAGTATCGATGTTTTCCATTAAAATCTAAGTAACTATAATTTTGAAGTTCATTATAACGAATTTCTTGTCGGTGTCCGAAAAGTACCAAATCAATTTAACAAAGTATCTGAAACATGTATCATTACAATATAGGGGTATTATAGAATAAAACAATACActtgttttaaatcaaaataatgtgTCCATAGAAACTGGCAACTTCAGTCACTCATCTGAAATTTCACCATTAGCTTTGCAGAGATGCAAAGAGACAAACAAAGGAAAGACGGACGAAGAACAAAAATCCAGGACGACTTAATCATCGGAATGACCCTGTTTAATCAAATAGATGAGGAGAGGGAAACAATACATTCTAAACgtgtgacaaaaaaaatataaaaaaaacaaacaaaaacaaaacaaattcaaaatacagACAAAAAAATACCTACAGTTCACATATCGCACGGAATCTCAAGATTTTTAGAAAATCGTCGTCAACTAGAAAATTACGAAAACAATACCTAGGAAAGCAGTCAGTGTGACAGAACAACAAAAGTAACAATGTTGGCAGATGTAGTTTCCATCATTTTTGACGTGTTTTGACAGCATCATTACATAACATTAATATTAGCTTTTCTATATCGCTGTTATCAGAGAATATCTCTTATAACTAAGGGTGTAGTTTTTATATGCATGATTGCaaacattttgacaaatataAAAGACAGTAAGTGCGCCATGTGGAAATATCGAATATGTCAGGTAAGTTTGTCGctcgttaacttttaatttgtttactttaGTATACTTTGAGTTCTAAAAACATACTCATTTTTTTGTTCCTTTGCATCTTATAACATAGAATCATTGATGGCATCATGCTAGGATAAACCGAGGGTATCTATGAATCCAAATGCCCCAGCattgttctttaaattttgaacgTAGAATCGTTATGCCCCTAAAAGTTTTTAGCCTTAAAAAACATCAGAGACAAGAAGTTTTAATAGAGCTTAAAACAGTTCTGGAATAATTTTCTTAACTTCAAGCGGACCTAAGGgattcatatacaatgtatatatgccAATAGGACAATCCGATTTAAATCAAGATCGCTCATGGAATAGGACAAGACCAGGGTAGACACTCTTTAAACCTTAACACGGTCAGTGTACAAGAGGTTATAACAACTGAATAGGGGACAGATAGAAACATATTGTACTAATATGTcataaaaattaacaacaaagAATACAGATATAGCTAAAGCATAGCGATGCAATTTTGGTTACTTTGGCAATTACATATAAATTGAATATGCACCTCGAGATATGCACACCAGTTAATTTTAGCCGTTTTGCAGATAAAAATATCTGAATAATACATTGCAGATTTTCATACTGTTCCACATCATTAATATCATCTTAAAAtatcatgaaaatgtaaaattaattgaagAGCACTTGAAGTTTATCCTTCCTCAGATAGCTACTAAAAAACCCggtaaaacaaatattatctAGCATATcactttttaagttttaaaatgagTCGATTTTAATAATAACACAGCGATGATTCTATTAgtagaaaaaatcaaaatacagaATTTAGGGAACTAGATATTCCATGGTGTCGTTATTGCCAATCTCATTCCGATATTAGTGATGTataatttaagaattgaatgcttctttttgtaaatttattggggtgtaaaagcgttgaccgaagtacattttgtatgaagcgcgcaagcgcttcattctaaaaatgtacgcacggtcaacgcttttacaaccctataaagttacaaaaagaagcattcaatacttctaattacattttttagctttgaccatgaaaacacgaattttatatattttattatttaattcacatgtgcactttattgttggagcacgtgctatcatgagtgaaaagttgtattgagcaatgcaactgcttacggaataacacgtgatgtgcaattagccaatcagaataaaatattataatgaaacatacatctaatgtaattatttcataTAAGATATAATTTCGCGTGTAATAATGTGGAGACGAGTTCCGAAAATCATATCCCGATTACTTACCACCTGCAACGTCAAAATGCAATGTTTACACCCGTTTTATAAACAGCTTACGCCTGATTAACTATCAACGGCTATTTGAAGAAACATTTTCATAGTATAGGCATCACTTGTAATCATCTtatcttttcaatttattccGGTAGAGATGAACAAGACCCGTCTGCATTAGATTTTAGTCTTAGTTTAGAAGTTTCCGGTGTCCTGAAAGTGCTGCTGAAACTAAAACTGCACACAAAAAGACGAAATTCATCACTGTCGCGACGTACTTTAATAGGTACTTGAACTATGTATGTCATagactttttattatatttctcgGTTTTTGATAGCAGTGAGTTCCTGAAATGACATACGGTTTCCGACATTTCTGGCAGATGGTGCTAGCGGCCTATTTAAGATTtccctaagggagctaccatttgatttttatggggggggctaggatgaaatttgaaaaaaataggctggacaggagttttgagtaaaaaaaaaaggcaggatgagaaacttgttaaaaaaaaaaggcaggatgacaatttgtgtaaaaaaagtcaggataaactagtaaaaaaaaaggcaggaccgaatagagtaaaaaataaaaaggcaggacagagattacaactaaaaaaaaaagcaggacaaaatttttcatcctagcccccccataaaaatcaaatggtagctccctaaatgcGGATTCTCCTTTTGATCAAACTATATCATGATGGGATCATATTGGGATACACGTGTGTATTGTCTCATGTCCTGCAAGGTAGAGGCAAAGTTAGGTAGGTCGTTTACAAGTATAATTTGAATAAGCTATATGACCATGTAGAGAAATATTCcaatctcagtggcggatccagggggggggggggttccgggggtgcgcaatccccctttttttttgccgatcaatgcatttgtatcgggacatatgttttgcatcccccctgcacccccccccccccctttgccctgggttagcaccccccctttcgaaaattcctgcatccgcccctgaatcTACAACATTGATCAACTCTTTTATTATCATCTATTATAATTTATAGTTTGTAGTGACCAATACTTATCAATGACCTTGAAATTATAACTTATAATGGTACCATTAAATGTCATACCAAAATCTATGATAAGCAggactcagtggcggatccagggggggggttccgggggtgcgcacccccccccctttatttttgccgatcaatgcatttgtatcgggacatatgttttgcaccccccctttgccctgtttgccctgggttagcaccccccctttcgaaaattcctgcatccgcccctgggaCTAATTTACCTTTCCttgcattggcggatccagggggggggagttccgggggttggaaccccccttttttttggccgctcaatgcatttgaatggggacatatagctggaacccccccccccaccccctttgtcctgggttgggacccccccctttttttaaatggctggatccgcccctgccttGATGTTCTGTTTATAATTTTTCAGGTGGTTTTATAGATATGTGCATGCTTGCAGGAATGTCTCAgatttcaatgaaatattttcatagataaaaaaaattacagcaaagaaacatgtatttacaaatgtgtaaattttgtcaaaaaatagaaaaagttttatcaaaataaagaaacttATTATGGAATTATgaatacatacattgtacatgtgcaTTTGCAGGACTTCAAAACATTGTAATAAAAAGTGGTATTTCACACCTAGTTTTTACATTAATAATATGAAGCAGGTGCTACAAAAATGTACATAAGAGCTCCAGGAAGGTTATTGGTTTTGAACAGGTGGATTTGGCATGTATTTTATTGGTAAGTTGATCATCACCAGCTTCAAATCCAATTGAATTTTTTTGCTATAACTAGCCACAGTGTCAGATCACAAAGGGGGGTTAGAAACCCCCTTTTTTTGATGGTCAAGGGCAAATCAACTTTTCTATTAGCCAACTCTTTTATGTGCCTAACAAGTTTTTTTAGAATGTTCCTTACCAttttagtttttactttttagattTATTTCTTCAGGTTTTAATTATACAATATGAACTGTTGTTCTATCATGGAAcctgatataaatattttatacaggTATTTTCTGGAtgatattgtgcaaaataaattTAGGGCCTTCCTGGCACAGACTTCCAGTAATATTTATGATGGAATATTATGGAGCTATTTAAAAATTTACCTACATATCTTCAAAAAACTGTTCAGCAATGGCTATTTGAGTGTATGACCATGATAACAGCTTGATTTTAAATCTGCAGCTGTTTGTAACTACATTTTttgtgtacatgtatttgcatTCTATCATCATGTTCATAGGATATAgcatattattgttatattttttgcaaTGACCTCCagggaaaaaaaaatattttgttaccAGTATCTATATTAATATATACCATTATTATATAATTACTGTCCTTATATTCAAAAGGATTTGTCCTTTCACAATACAAATTTCTAAAATGTTTCCCAATtgaagctatatatatatatatatataatttatgtctATAATATAATCAACTGCTATTTAGCTCATTGCTATGTGGGTTGTCTTAGTGTGGTGCAAGCGCTCATTTAGTAAGGTATTACATTCCTACCATCCAAATCGTAAGATTGATACTGTTATGACAAAAGCTATGGATAATAGATCCATCAACTTTGTAAGAACTAGTTCAAGAGACATAACTCTTTTCAATTATGAAAATAAGTTAAGTGTTTTTGAATTCCTATTTAGGATAGccttgtaaaatttaaaatcaactaTGGAAAATGAAGAATTAGAATTACATTTTAAGtcaaagaaaacatattttattatttggatAATTGATTGAGCAATTTATTATAGTGTTTTGCTGTGAAGATATTTTGGGACAATTTTCTGTGGAAAGTAGTTGAagatattaaaatcaaaatttctatttgaatttatttttggtcTTTCACATCATTGTTGa contains:
- the LOC139514419 gene encoding uncharacterized protein CXorf65 homolog; amino-acid sequence: MFVTVKYGDDQSKIFNANCRNDILLHSIKEKCKCNSNDILELSDEDGIVKDLRRHPFEYGVDFLKERETLILLKIEGLYHENDFDRSRTIYRPMLVGMENNTEFVETLNPKVEGRSRPISARSGVNSSDDQKNVKNNKQSKQQNKKADRKTAKSPKK